A single window of uncultured Methanospirillum sp. DNA harbors:
- a CDS encoding SHOCT domain-containing protein, which produces MADDVSLGEAAGSALEAVAMLAGYAGSLCLFIGGLTTFFAVPFLGQITYLNGPTGTGFLYLLLAGVSVYITYIRKFFLLYVSGGIAALAAGYDILNGTRIGYVMQMALGGGLSASMGGNQDPIVSGMMQNAGFNIPTAWMVLAAGLFILLVTPSLAQKKNEEKTGSQPTKSKRDQILENRMKELDNLILIYERGHITKEEFTRLKTEIMSRDRLK; this is translated from the coding sequence ATGGCAGATGATGTGAGTCTCGGAGAGGCAGCAGGATCGGCACTGGAAGCTGTTGCCATGCTTGCAGGATATGCAGGATCGCTATGCCTCTTCATAGGAGGGCTAACCACGTTCTTTGCGGTTCCGTTTCTGGGACAGATCACGTACCTGAATGGACCAACCGGCACCGGATTTCTCTATCTTCTTCTCGCAGGAGTGTCTGTATACATCACATATATACGAAAATTTTTCCTGCTGTATGTTAGTGGAGGGATTGCAGCACTTGCAGCCGGGTATGACATCCTCAATGGAACCCGCATCGGGTATGTGATGCAGATGGCACTCGGGGGCGGGTTATCAGCCTCAATGGGAGGAAATCAGGATCCCATTGTATCTGGTATGATGCAGAATGCGGGATTTAACATTCCCACCGCATGGATGGTTCTTGCAGCAGGTCTGTTTATCCTGCTCGTGACACCAAGTCTTGCACAGAAAAAGAATGAGGAGAAAACCGGATCTCAGCCTACCAAATCAAAACGTGATCAGATCCTGGAAAACCGGATGAAGGAACTGGACAACCTGATCCTGATTTATGAACGTGGACATATTACAAAGGAAGAGTTCACCAGACTGAAGACGGAGATCATGAGCCGTGACCGACTCAAGTAA
- a CDS encoding dihydroorotate dehydrogenase gives MIRLQSGPVEVGGVALRNHLILAAGVLGTCGSSLARMLREGAGAVVSKSIGPEPRFGHAGPCLVVLEDGVLNAMGLPNPSSEFIGELEPLKDEPVIVSIFGGNPDEFGEVASWFADSAVAFELNVSCPHASGYGAQIGTNPDLVKACTAAVARLNKPVWVKLTPNVTDITAIGKAAEDGGADAVVAINTVKAMRISTEVRRPVLGNRFGGLSGRAIFPIAVRCVYELYESCKIPVIGCGGISSSEDVLEMMMAGASAVEIGSALRGNPGLFREISANLYSEDGLSPGEIVGCAHE, from the coding sequence ATGATTCGACTTCAGAGCGGTCCGGTTGAGGTTGGGGGGGTTGCCCTGCGCAACCATCTCATCCTTGCCGCTGGTGTGCTTGGTACCTGTGGCTCATCACTCGCGCGTATGCTCCGCGAGGGAGCGGGGGCAGTGGTCTCCAAGTCCATCGGTCCTGAACCACGCTTCGGCCACGCAGGTCCGTGTCTTGTGGTTCTAGAGGACGGAGTTCTTAATGCAATGGGGCTTCCTAACCCGTCAAGCGAGTTCATAGGGGAACTGGAACCCCTGAAGGACGAGCCTGTTATTGTAAGCATATTTGGAGGGAACCCGGATGAGTTCGGTGAAGTTGCATCATGGTTTGCTGATTCTGCGGTTGCTTTTGAACTGAATGTCAGTTGCCCCCATGCCTCCGGTTACGGCGCACAGATTGGAACCAATCCGGATCTGGTAAAGGCTTGCACTGCCGCAGTTGCCAGGTTGAACAAACCAGTCTGGGTGAAGCTCACTCCTAATGTAACAGATATCACCGCGATTGGAAAGGCAGCAGAAGACGGGGGGGCCGATGCTGTCGTGGCGATAAATACGGTCAAGGCGATGCGTATCTCAACCGAAGTCAGACGCCCGGTACTTGGCAATAGATTCGGCGGACTTTCCGGGAGAGCGATATTCCCCATCGCTGTCAGGTGCGTGTACGAGTTGTACGAGTCATGTAAGATCCCGGTGATCGGGTGCGGTGGCATCTCGTCTTCAGAAGATGTGCTTGAGATGATGATGGCTGGTGCATCTGCGGTGGAGATTGGCTCTGCATTACGGGGAAACCCAGGGCTGTTTAGAGAAATTTCTGCAAATCTGTATAGTGAAGATGGTTTATCCCCTGGTGAGATTGTGGGGTGTGCACATGAGTGA
- a CDS encoding putative manganese-dependent inorganic diphosphatase has product MQSIYVLGHRQPDTDSIASAIAYANLLAMVREGSYIAGRCGEINAETQYVLYEASLPAPVLVESVEPVVGDIPFLYPQRAPDDMAAIDVAALMDEHDVRNIPIVDADEHLLGLVSEHGLARAYVSPHASQPLRVGPISTETLARILQADIIHSAHVSLDGQVAIVIDALHVSLSRLGSEDVAIVGDNEPAQLALVSAGIGAMIIAEGAPIGERLHDAAKSRQVTLLKTDLDAFSVGRMIHLSHPATAIMGTDVEIVHMDDSLSAATRVVTNSPYRTACVVDEDNRLLGMISRNSFVEEIHKSVILVDHNEFAQAAEGIEEAEVLEIIDHHRLGTISTLRPIQFRNETVGSTSTIITLRYIEEGVTPSKEIATLLLAGILSDTLVLKMSTTTARDREAVEYLSRLAARDPLEFGSTLIQKGMDLDQVPLEELLTRDVKEYTLFDKAVIIGQVMTASDRYHTSHDSEIRDTLTILKQKTSADLYIVLFTDVIGQISYLYGAGDAGVLERIGYDHQPVELPGVMSRKKDFFPVFGQKLRNAL; this is encoded by the coding sequence ATGCAGTCCATTTATGTTCTCGGCCATCGCCAGCCTGATACCGACAGTATCGCCAGTGCAATTGCGTATGCAAATCTGCTTGCCATGGTCAGAGAAGGATCATATATTGCAGGTCGTTGTGGTGAGATCAATGCAGAGACCCAGTATGTCCTGTATGAAGCAAGTCTCCCGGCACCGGTACTCGTCGAGAGTGTTGAGCCTGTGGTCGGGGACATTCCTTTCCTCTATCCCCAGCGGGCACCAGATGACATGGCTGCTATTGATGTGGCAGCATTGATGGACGAGCACGATGTCAGGAACATCCCGATTGTTGACGCTGATGAGCATCTGCTTGGCCTAGTTAGTGAGCATGGTCTTGCTCGTGCGTATGTCTCTCCCCATGCCAGCCAGCCACTCCGCGTCGGCCCCATCAGCACCGAGACACTTGCCCGTATTCTTCAGGCCGATATTATCCATAGTGCCCATGTGAGCCTCGACGGACAGGTCGCCATCGTGATCGATGCCCTCCACGTATCTCTCTCTCGTCTTGGCTCTGAAGATGTAGCCATCGTCGGTGATAATGAACCAGCCCAACTCGCATTGGTGTCAGCAGGAATCGGGGCGATGATCATCGCTGAAGGTGCTCCTATCGGTGAACGCCTGCATGATGCGGCGAAGTCACGCCAGGTTACACTTCTTAAGACTGATCTTGATGCCTTCAGTGTCGGGAGAATGATTCACCTTTCCCACCCGGCAACTGCTATCATGGGGACAGATGTAGAGATCGTCCACATGGATGACTCTCTCTCTGCTGCAACCCGTGTAGTCACCAATTCACCGTACAGGACTGCGTGTGTGGTTGACGAGGACAATCGTCTGCTTGGTATGATCTCTCGGAACTCCTTTGTTGAAGAGATCCATAAGTCGGTCATATTGGTTGATCACAACGAATTTGCACAGGCCGCAGAGGGCATAGAGGAGGCCGAAGTTCTTGAGATCATCGATCATCACCGGCTTGGAACCATCTCTACGCTACGCCCGATTCAGTTCAGAAATGAAACGGTGGGATCCACATCCACGATCATCACACTCCGGTACATCGAGGAGGGAGTAACTCCTTCGAAAGAGATCGCCACATTGCTACTCGCAGGAATACTTTCAGACACGCTTGTGCTGAAGATGTCAACCACAACTGCCCGTGATCGGGAGGCGGTTGAGTACCTCTCCCGCCTGGCTGCCCGTGACCCCCTTGAATTCGGTAGCACTCTCATTCAGAAAGGGATGGATCTTGATCAGGTTCCCCTTGAAGAATTACTGACCCGGGATGTGAAAGAGTATACTCTCTTCGATAAGGCTGTAATTATCGGGCAGGTTATGACCGCATCAGATCGGTACCATACTTCTCATGACAGTGAGATCAGAGACACCCTCACAATACTAAAACAGAAGACCAGTGCTGATCTCTATATTGTTCTCTTCACCGATGTGATTGGTCAGATCAGTTATCTATATGGAGCCGGCGATGCGGGAGTTCTCGAACGGATCGGGTATGATCATCAGCCTGTTGAACTACCTGGTGTGATGTCACGAAAAAAGGATTTCTTCCCTGTGTTTGGTCAGAAACTTCGGAATGCTCTCTGA
- a CDS encoding DNA-directed DNA polymerase, translated as MTRNHTSINQNFNDFTSGKPDEGNEILLGVNQVEYSNGPVGPVIHLYGRETDGNACEIMITGFRPYLYVKADQLSKIPLPLQVISVEETPYWSIHREEVRRMYTQRPTDVRDVRTDYTHFEADIPFATRFMIDRGITAGVKIPRDQYQVPYEQVIPDDVKAPTRSCILDIECQDDKGGLPDPERDAIICITAWDSFDDTYKTFILQNPSLTITPELIHSSGPLESGCFNRSCHEVLIYATEKELLSGFAVYINEKNPDLLTGWNFIDFDLPFILGRIKKLNLPTDILARLKGPSERSTIRGRIEFDLLAAYKKMQSSKLDSYRLDAVGEREVGDVKAFHYSPGMTTSFWKDSPAQLIEYNYKDVELCVKINRKNSIIEFYKEISRYVGCPLDRTLNSSNVIDIYILRKAFGKFILPSKGYAAGDEFEGATVFDPSHGLKENVVVLDLKSLYPMAMMTINASPETKDPNGELIAPNGIRFKAEPDGLTRSIISELLKERDEKKNTRNLYEFGSQDYHLYDMQQNVIKVIMNTYYGVSGYSRFRLYDREIGAAVTSVGRAIIEHTRSIIEGKGYSVIYGDTDSCMVQLPTGDLEQTIRIAREIEKELNGSYDKFAKTALHADHHFFSIKFEKVYRRFFQGGKKKRYAGNLIWKEGKDVDEIDMVGFEAKRSDSPLLTREVMKEVMNRILKGAELPEIKQYLGAVIKKYRSGEYPLDEIGIPGGIGKGLADYDIADAQIRGAKYANDNLGMNFGKGSKPKRLYIKAVTGKYPKTDVVCFEYGDQVPPEFVVDRELMLDKTIKQPISRILEPIGWTWTDMDPTRTTLSDFF; from the coding sequence ATGACTAGGAATCACACCTCCATAAACCAGAACTTTAATGATTTTACCTCCGGCAAACCAGATGAAGGCAACGAAATACTACTCGGGGTGAATCAGGTCGAGTACTCAAACGGACCTGTCGGTCCGGTTATCCATCTCTACGGAAGGGAGACCGACGGAAATGCCTGTGAGATCATGATCACCGGGTTCAGACCATACCTCTATGTCAAGGCTGATCAGCTCTCGAAAATACCGCTGCCATTGCAGGTCATCAGCGTGGAGGAGACGCCATACTGGTCAATCCACCGGGAAGAAGTTCGCCGGATGTACACCCAGCGACCCACAGATGTCAGGGATGTGCGAACGGATTATACCCACTTTGAAGCAGACATTCCATTTGCTACCCGTTTTATGATCGACCGGGGAATCACTGCAGGAGTAAAAATCCCAAGAGATCAGTATCAGGTACCGTATGAACAGGTGATCCCGGACGATGTAAAAGCCCCAACCCGGAGTTGCATACTTGACATCGAATGTCAGGATGACAAGGGTGGACTTCCTGACCCCGAACGTGATGCAATTATCTGTATCACTGCGTGGGACTCTTTTGATGATACCTATAAAACATTCATCCTGCAGAACCCGTCGCTGACAATAACACCAGAACTCATCCATTCTTCAGGCCCGCTGGAGAGCGGGTGTTTCAACAGATCCTGCCATGAAGTGCTGATATATGCAACCGAAAAGGAACTGCTCTCCGGGTTTGCAGTTTATATCAATGAAAAAAATCCGGATCTACTGACCGGATGGAACTTCATCGATTTCGATCTTCCTTTCATTCTTGGAAGGATCAAAAAACTCAACCTCCCGACTGATATCCTGGCACGGCTCAAGGGCCCATCTGAACGGAGTACCATAAGGGGAAGAATTGAGTTTGATCTTCTTGCAGCATATAAAAAGATGCAGAGTTCAAAACTCGATTCATACCGACTGGATGCAGTTGGTGAACGCGAAGTAGGTGATGTAAAGGCATTCCACTACTCACCGGGAATGACAACATCATTCTGGAAAGATAGTCCTGCCCAGCTCATTGAGTATAACTACAAGGATGTAGAACTCTGTGTCAAGATCAACAGGAAAAACAGCATCATTGAGTTCTATAAGGAGATCTCCAGGTATGTCGGCTGTCCGCTTGACCGCACCCTGAACTCATCGAATGTCATAGACATTTACATCCTTCGTAAGGCATTTGGCAAGTTTATCCTTCCATCAAAAGGATATGCAGCCGGAGATGAGTTCGAAGGTGCGACTGTTTTTGATCCAAGCCACGGTCTGAAAGAGAATGTCGTGGTCCTTGATCTCAAATCGCTGTACCCGATGGCTATGATGACCATCAACGCTTCCCCTGAGACGAAGGATCCAAATGGAGAACTTATCGCTCCGAACGGAATACGATTCAAAGCAGAGCCTGATGGACTGACAAGAAGTATCATCAGTGAACTGCTGAAAGAACGCGATGAGAAGAAGAACACCAGGAATTTGTACGAGTTCGGCTCTCAGGATTATCATCTCTACGACATGCAGCAGAACGTGATCAAAGTGATCATGAACACATACTACGGGGTGAGTGGATACTCCCGGTTCAGACTGTATGACAGAGAGATCGGTGCTGCAGTCACCTCAGTTGGCAGAGCCATCATTGAACATACCAGATCGATCATTGAGGGTAAAGGATACTCGGTCATCTATGGAGACACAGATTCCTGTATGGTCCAACTCCCAACCGGGGACCTTGAACAGACCATCCGTATCGCGAGGGAGATCGAGAAGGAACTAAACGGAAGTTATGACAAGTTTGCCAAAACTGCACTTCATGCTGATCATCACTTCTTCTCAATCAAGTTCGAGAAGGTATACCGCAGATTCTTCCAGGGAGGAAAAAAGAAACGGTACGCAGGAAATCTCATCTGGAAAGAAGGGAAGGATGTGGATGAGATCGACATGGTCGGGTTTGAAGCAAAGCGATCAGACTCTCCACTTCTCACAAGAGAAGTGATGAAAGAGGTGATGAACCGGATCCTGAAAGGTGCAGAACTTCCCGAGATCAAGCAATATCTGGGAGCGGTCATCAAAAAATACCGTTCCGGCGAGTACCCGTTAGATGAGATAGGAATACCCGGAGGGATCGGGAAAGGACTGGCCGATTACGATATCGCTGACGCTCAGATCCGTGGTGCCAAGTACGCAAATGATAACCTTGGGATGAACTTCGGTAAAGGAAGCAAACCGAAGCGTCTCTACATCAAGGCTGTTACTGGCAAATATCCAAAGACTGATGTCGTCTGCTTTGAGTACGGAGACCAGGTCCCCCCTGAATTCGTGGTCGATCGGGAACTCATGCTTGACAAAACTATCAAACAGCCAATCTCACGAATCCTGGAGCCAATCGGGTGGACCTGGACAGATATGGATCCAACACGGACCACCCTTTCAGACTTCTTCTGA
- a CDS encoding lactate dehydrogenase, whose translation MTSLAIFGAGTIGGGVANLLNARGLVSRLVIFDRNHDLQEAQRLDILHTGREIEISTDPEEMHTCDVVICTAGLPRNPTVKTRADLLHTNLPAAESCARYLKGFSGILIVVTNPMDIITWHLHTLTGIPKNRIIGFGGQLDTGRFFYELRLQGIAGPGIVLGEHGEHQVPIFSRLETSVSELKREEILNTLRGSSMEIIKGKGATEFGPAWHISELVRIILSDARICIPCSCVLDGEYGIIGCSLGVPAVIGREGICKIEEWALDTWEQAHIQAAGAFVSGLCKALGREER comes from the coding sequence ATGACAAGCCTCGCCATTTTCGGAGCAGGAACGATCGGAGGAGGAGTAGCAAACCTTCTCAATGCCCGTGGCCTGGTCAGCCGGCTGGTGATATTTGACAGGAATCACGACCTCCAGGAGGCACAGAGGCTTGACATTCTGCATACCGGAAGGGAGATTGAGATCTCTACAGACCCGGAAGAGATGCATACCTGCGATGTTGTCATCTGCACTGCAGGCTTGCCACGAAATCCCACTGTCAAAACACGGGCAGACCTTCTGCATACAAACCTCCCTGCAGCCGAGAGTTGTGCACGATACCTGAAGGGGTTTTCAGGAATTCTAATCGTAGTAACCAACCCGATGGATATCATCACCTGGCATCTACATACCCTTACAGGGATTCCAAAAAACCGAATTATCGGATTTGGTGGTCAACTTGATACGGGCCGATTCTTCTACGAACTCAGGCTGCAGGGGATAGCAGGTCCTGGCATCGTACTTGGAGAACATGGTGAACATCAGGTTCCGATCTTTAGCAGGCTGGAAACTTCAGTGTCTGAACTGAAACGTGAAGAAATTCTCAACACCCTCAGGGGATCAAGCATGGAGATCATCAAAGGAAAGGGAGCAACCGAGTTTGGTCCGGCATGGCACATATCTGAACTGGTCAGGATAATCCTATCTGATGCCAGGATCTGTATACCCTGCTCCTGTGTTCTGGATGGTGAATACGGCATAATAGGCTGTTCTCTGGGTGTACCAGCAGTAATTGGGAGGGAAGGCATTTGCAAAATTGAGGAGTGGGCCCTCGACACATGGGAACAAGCCCATATACAGGCAGCAGGAGCATTTGTTTCAGGCCTCTGCAAGGCACTTGGCAGAGAGGAAAGATAA
- a CDS encoding RNB domain-containing ribonuclease: MQKNPQVDLKSIAYDAMVKYGFEPYFSKAALTEVQLLAEERIEPWPQGTRDLRPLLWSSIDNTDSMDLDQIEYCEPGKNGEILIKIAIADVDYFVHKDSHTDRHASHNGTSVYTGIETFPMLPDPLSKGISSLLPGPDHLAMVIEYVVMPDGTFMPGNIYRAVVSNKAKLIYEEIGDWLEGKTGVPESVRSVPGLKEQIQLQNSAAQRLKQHRREQGALDLGTLEANAVVSQGEVLDLVVQDQNMARCLIEEFMVAANGTTVAFLNKSAMPMIQRIVRTPKNWEGIRMTAAQYREKLPKAPDTRALAKFLIIRRKADPERFPDLSLTIVKLMGPGEYVPLIPGEPPIGHFALAVTDYTHGTAPNRRYVDLIIQRIVKSVLDNQKNPYTNVELRELTAWLTGREKGSKKVERFMQKAAAAVLLQGKIGQLFEGLVTGASEKGTYVRILSPPVEGRVVQGSRGLYVGQKVRVRLLRTDPYQGHIDFDCTGKIR; the protein is encoded by the coding sequence ATGCAAAAAAATCCCCAGGTAGATCTCAAAAGCATTGCATATGATGCAATGGTAAAATACGGGTTTGAACCATATTTCTCAAAAGCGGCTTTGACAGAAGTCCAGTTACTAGCAGAAGAGCGTATTGAACCCTGGCCACAAGGAACCCGGGATCTCCGGCCCCTGCTCTGGTCATCGATCGACAACACCGACTCCATGGATCTCGATCAGATCGAGTACTGTGAGCCCGGTAAAAACGGTGAGATCCTCATTAAAATCGCAATTGCCGATGTTGACTATTTTGTACATAAGGATTCTCATACCGATCGGCATGCATCACACAACGGAACCTCAGTGTACACAGGAATCGAGACATTTCCGATGCTTCCCGATCCTCTTTCGAAGGGTATCTCCTCACTTCTCCCAGGACCAGATCACCTTGCCATGGTGATCGAGTATGTAGTCATGCCTGACGGGACGTTCATGCCAGGCAATATCTACCGTGCTGTTGTTTCCAATAAAGCTAAACTCATCTACGAGGAGATTGGCGACTGGCTTGAGGGAAAAACCGGCGTTCCAGAATCGGTTCGATCAGTTCCGGGACTTAAAGAACAGATCCAACTGCAGAACTCAGCAGCCCAGAGACTCAAGCAGCATCGTCGGGAACAGGGAGCACTCGATCTCGGCACCCTTGAAGCAAACGCAGTTGTAAGTCAGGGTGAGGTGCTCGATCTGGTTGTACAGGATCAGAACATGGCCAGATGCCTGATCGAGGAGTTCATGGTGGCAGCGAATGGAACAACTGTGGCATTTCTTAATAAGTCAGCGATGCCGATGATCCAGCGTATCGTCCGGACACCAAAAAATTGGGAGGGAATCCGGATGACTGCTGCGCAATACAGGGAAAAACTGCCCAAAGCACCTGACACACGGGCACTTGCAAAATTTCTGATCATACGCAGAAAGGCAGACCCAGAACGGTTTCCTGATCTCTCACTAACAATAGTGAAACTCATGGGGCCGGGGGAGTATGTCCCGCTCATTCCGGGTGAACCACCAATAGGACATTTCGCATTGGCGGTAACAGACTATACCCATGGAACTGCACCGAACCGCCGGTATGTAGATCTCATCATTCAGCGGATCGTCAAGTCAGTGCTCGATAATCAGAAGAACCCATACACAAATGTGGAACTACGGGAACTGACTGCGTGGCTTACCGGTCGGGAGAAAGGATCAAAGAAGGTCGAACGGTTTATGCAGAAAGCAGCAGCTGCGGTGTTACTTCAGGGAAAAATTGGTCAGTTGTTTGAAGGTCTTGTTACCGGTGCTTCAGAAAAGGGAACATATGTACGGATACTCAGCCCTCCTGTTGAAGGAAGGGTAGTACAGGGATCCAGAGGACTGTATGTAGGACAGAAGGTCAGGGTACGTCTGCTCAGGACTGATCCCTACCAGGGACACATAGACTTTGACTGTACAGGGAAGATCAGGTGA
- a CDS encoding dihydroorotate dehydrogenase electron transfer subunit translates to MSDNLPIMTPVTRVIQETPSVKTIFFEEEFDARPGQFVMVWIPGVDEIPMALSAPDAITVQEVGDATRALGMVKPGDLIGIRGPFGNGFSPEGRILAIAGGLGAAPLLPLAKQHLGITFLLGARSASDLLYTNILSTCSNLMISTDDGSAGYHGYVAGFLRDMDLSLYDSICVCGPELMMKSVLEILDAKGISQKGQFSLHRYMKCGVGLCGSCCMDPDGLCVCRDGPVFRGDILLMSELGRYHRDASGRRC, encoded by the coding sequence ATGAGTGATAATCTTCCGATCATGACACCAGTAACCAGGGTTATTCAGGAGACACCATCTGTCAAAACAATCTTTTTTGAAGAGGAATTTGATGCAAGGCCGGGTCAGTTTGTGATGGTCTGGATTCCGGGGGTTGATGAGATCCCGATGGCACTCTCTGCACCTGATGCTATTACGGTCCAGGAGGTAGGTGATGCAACCCGGGCACTGGGGATGGTAAAGCCCGGTGACCTGATCGGTATACGCGGGCCATTCGGAAATGGATTCTCACCTGAAGGTAGAATTCTGGCTATTGCCGGAGGATTGGGGGCCGCCCCCCTCCTGCCTCTTGCAAAACAGCATCTCGGGATAACATTTCTACTTGGGGCAAGATCTGCTTCAGATCTTCTCTATACCAATATTTTGTCCACATGCTCAAATCTTATGATCTCTACCGATGACGGATCAGCAGGGTATCACGGGTATGTGGCAGGTTTTTTGCGCGATATGGATCTCTCATTGTACGATTCAATCTGCGTATGTGGTCCGGAACTTATGATGAAATCTGTTCTTGAGATACTAGATGCGAAAGGAATCTCACAAAAAGGACAGTTCAGTCTCCACAGGTACATGAAATGCGGTGTGGGGTTGTGTGGCTCATGCTGTATGGATCCTGATGGATTGTGTGTCTGCAGAGATGGTCCGGTATTCCGGGGTGATATTCTTCTCATGAGTGAACTGGGAAGGTATCACCGGGATGCCAGTGGGAGGAGATGTTAA
- a CDS encoding cobyrinate a,c-diamide synthase, producing the protein MNEEVGTVSIPRLVIAGIHSNCGKTTIARGLMAALVKRGFVVQPFKVGPDFIDPSHHTRICGRISRNLDPVMMGEQTVRETFINTCKGADIAVIEGVMGMFDGLDGTTEGSTAHIARLLHAPVILVIPVKGMSGSVHAMAEGFSRHDPDVIVSGVILNMVGSPRHKTILQARKSVEQLGYIPVTRDLEIGSRHLGLVMGEELHVPEGLASMLEEHADVSRLITIARTATPLLKTEDNGSVHTGSVHIAVASDPAFCFYYQDNLDKLKRFGAELIFFSPMSDDLPEADLIYLGGGYPELHAPALESGPCRNQIRAAAEDGMPIYAECGGLMYLGRGVNTDAGSARWAGVLPVEAFMEKRFQALGYTIGESIGGPSVAPAGTPIRGHEFHYSRLDPDQDARFAITLSRGTGIMDGRDGIFVENCMGSYTHAYFSDDMTVGLIRAALNYKDKRA; encoded by the coding sequence ATGAATGAAGAAGTCGGAACAGTATCAATTCCCAGGCTTGTTATAGCAGGAATCCACAGCAACTGTGGAAAAACCACAATTGCACGAGGACTGATGGCTGCGCTTGTAAAACGCGGGTTCGTTGTGCAGCCATTCAAAGTTGGTCCTGATTTTATTGATCCCAGCCATCACACCCGAATCTGCGGCCGCATTTCACGAAACCTCGACCCTGTGATGATGGGAGAACAGACAGTCAGGGAGACATTCATCAACACCTGCAAAGGAGCAGACATCGCAGTCATTGAGGGTGTGATGGGGATGTTTGACGGGCTTGATGGAACTACGGAAGGAAGCACCGCCCACATAGCCCGTCTTCTCCATGCTCCTGTAATCCTGGTCATACCAGTGAAGGGAATGTCAGGAAGCGTGCACGCCATGGCGGAGGGATTCAGCAGGCATGATCCTGATGTTATCGTCTCTGGTGTGATCCTGAATATGGTCGGAAGTCCCCGACACAAGACCATCCTTCAGGCAAGAAAAAGTGTCGAACAGTTGGGATATATCCCGGTCACAAGGGATCTCGAGATCGGAAGCAGACACCTCGGACTTGTGATGGGGGAGGAACTCCATGTCCCGGAAGGCCTTGCCAGCATGCTGGAAGAGCACGCAGATGTTTCACGACTAATTACCATTGCCAGAACTGCTACACCGCTATTAAAAACCGAAGACAACGGGAGTGTACATACCGGATCTGTCCACATCGCGGTAGCCAGCGATCCTGCATTCTGTTTTTACTACCAGGATAATCTGGACAAGCTGAAGAGGTTTGGAGCAGAATTGATCTTTTTCAGCCCGATGAGTGATGATCTCCCGGAGGCAGACCTGATCTATCTCGGCGGTGGATATCCCGAACTGCATGCTCCTGCCCTTGAGTCAGGGCCATGCAGGAATCAGATCCGTGCCGCTGCAGAGGATGGAATGCCCATCTATGCTGAATGTGGCGGGCTCATGTACCTTGGCAGGGGGGTGAACACAGATGCCGGATCGGCCCGATGGGCTGGTGTTCTTCCAGTAGAAGCATTCATGGAGAAACGGTTCCAGGCTCTCGGATATACCATCGGCGAATCAATAGGGGGGCCATCGGTAGCCCCTGCAGGAACACCGATCAGAGGACACGAATTCCACTACTCCCGGCTTGACCCCGATCAGGACGCCAGATTTGCAATAACCCTTTCCCGGGGTACAGGAATTATGGATGGTCGGGATGGTATCTTCGTCGAGAACTGTATGGGCTCATATACCCATGCATATTTTTCTGACGACATGACAGTCGGATTGATCAGAGCAGCACTCAACTATAAAGACAAACGGGCATGA